From the genome of Carassius gibelio isolate Cgi1373 ecotype wild population from Czech Republic chromosome A18, carGib1.2-hapl.c, whole genome shotgun sequence:
GAAGAAGTGTCACTGTCCGCACACCCCTCTCTTAAGCCTAATAATATACCTGGATAGAGACATATTGTTTGACTGAAGTATTGTTTCATCATGTAACTTTGAGACATAACTTTCTACTTATTGAGATTGTTAATTGTTACGTCTCACCTGAGATGACTGCCCAGTGGCTTTGTGGTCATTGTGTAGACAGGACTCATGATTAAAAACCTCGTCATATATGTGCCAGATGTGTCAGGAACACAACTACAATCTGTCTGAAGAGATGTCATTCATTAAACAGTGTAGTATGCACATGATTATGAATATGTGTCTTAatagcatgttttattttattatgttagcACTTGCAAACATAGTTGACAGTTGAGAGGtctagaaataaaatacaattcaattaaaaatagttaattCAGAAAacagtgaataaaacaaaaagcagCCAGAAGGTAAAATGatcaaatacaacaacaacaacaacaataatcataataatcataataataaaaacagtgatCCAAGATAAGACTGTGGTAAAATAgaattttcaaattaaatatgtaaagaatAATTGACGATGGGCAATTTAATTATTAGACaaataatgcataaattaaattttaatttaaaataaaatttgcatTTACAGACCTTTTCATCACTTCACTTTATCAGTgtcattttagtatcactgagataatattatagtttttaattaatattttgaattaacttttatttgtacattttctgttttcatttaaaatgtatattcaatTTTGTTGCGTTTTCGtaatttgtattttgttgttgtagtACATGGTGACCGTGGTGACAAATTTAATAcaagtttaaaaagaaatatagaaTATGATTCCCATTGTGAACAGACTTACAACATTATATTTTTGAGCACACTGGTTacaatgtttacttttttattattaaatatttaaatgaaatagtgtgatattatacatgtatatacatacacacacatacagtatataattgtGGTCAAACATTTGCATACACTTTTGCAATCTGCACaatgattttttccccccattttccCATACAAAATTCATGTTATCCCCTCTTATTTTGGAAAAACAATTACGATTTTGGTGTATGCAATGGTGTATGCAAACATTTGACCACAACTGTGTATATCAGCCACCCTGCTCTCTAAAATATCAACATCAACCGTTAAGTATTTTCACAGAAACTTACTGTGGACCATCTTAAATAAGTGAAGGCACATACTTATTGAACAGCAATCACTGCAGATCCTTCCTAAAACTTCATAGAGAAATGTTGCAAAATTATGAAATTGTGActgtacaaaattaataaataaataaagtcttccagGTATAAAAATGTGGTTTGTACTCACCTGCTTTCTCTCTGTCCTAGAATAATTCTGGCTCTTCATGGTCCCCTTCCCTCTGCTGAAGCCTGATAAAGCTTCTTCTTGCTGGACACTGAGCGAGCCAGTGGTGGAGGAGGAGGGGTGCTCCAAAATCCTCCACTGTCATGCTGCTTTAACAGATTTCACTCTGTGGAGTCAATGAAAGAAATAAGTGAAAATCAATTGAAAGCATGCAAGAGTATTGTGATTTACATGACATGGTGTGGTGACACAGATATGTACATGAACGTTACAATGTAAGGTCCAATAAAATGCCACCAAAACAATGATATAAGGAATGCACTTCCTAATGATATAAGCATTCGCAAAGTTACATGAACCCTTAGAAAAGTTAAGTAAAAGTTATTTTACTAGTAACGTGCAGCTAAAGTCTGGGTAGTGTTTTCTATTTAGGGAAGACTAAATAATTAAGGCCATGTACTCCCATGGTTGTGAGAGGCAAAATACAAAAGCACATCAaagataataatattttcaaatgtattgatggtgatatatatatatatatatatatatatatatatatatatatatatatatatatatatatatatatatatattttaatcaaatcaaaagggcataaaatattttgtgcgatatatatctatctctctctctctctctctctctctctatatatatatatatatatattgcaaattcAAAAATGCCATTAAAGAGATACAACATTGCATtcattacataaaatgtataataaatgcaTCCAAAGTCATCTGAACTAATGGAAGagaagagaggggaaaaaagaaacaGGAACATAACAAGTAAAGAAAAGaggattaaatgaataaataataatgataataaaaaggcACAAAAATGCATCATACCAAGTATTAATCGTATTAATCACTGTACATGAAATATCTCATCATATTTCctcaaaaaagaaatacatttttgttattaattaattttagtgatttaattaaatgtgctACTCCACATAATAAATCTATAAGTATTTTTTACTAAATCTCTGTTTGTGAAAATAGAACTTTGCCACAGGGATAAGAATTTATATATTTCCCATTCAACGACGTGACAGTCGGACAGAAAACAGCGTAACACGACCAACGCACCAATCCCGCTCTTCTCTACAATAGCCAATGAGAAAGAGCTTTGGTACTCGCGTGCGCGGTAGGCAACCAATCGGCAGGTTCGCCGGTAGAACTGCTGCTGCTGTCCGATCGAATTCTTAAATAGGACGGTTTTCAGGCAGAAGTTGCAACATCTTTCTGTGTTCTGGTTTCTTATTTAATCGTGTGATTAGCAAAAGCTCGCTTAATGGTTGtgagtaaatgtgtgtttttggttatTTGATCAATAGTTAAATTTCTCCGAATAGTAAAATTGTAATTAGTGATTAAGTTAATTGACAGGCGAACTCAATAACGTTAGCTCCCGTTTGAATCAACGCGCCAGGTCACTCATTCACGGATTTAAACCacaatttaatgtaaaaacaCGTATTTCTTATCCAAGACGTTTACGTTAACCGATTATTTCTGCCATGTGCACTATAAgagttttattattgttatttttattatgcaaGTTGGGATTAATATCTGTGTTTTTATTCCAGAGTCATGACGAACCAGGAGATGCGGTTAAATCACACTATTTACATCAACAACTTGAATGAAAAGATCAAAAAAGATGGTATGTTTCTGTTTGGTTTGAATCAAACGATTTTTGTGGTGTTCATGCTGCAaactttttcctctttttttttttgttttttatttttattagaactGAAGAAGTCGTTGTATGCTATATTCTCCCAGTTTGGACAAATTCTGGACATCCTTGTCTCTCCTTCACTGAAGATGAGGGGGCAGGCCTTCGTGATCTTCAAGGAGATCAACAGTGCTTCCAGCGCACTCCGCTCTATGCAAGGCTTTCCCTTTTATGATAAACCTATGGTAAGATCAGTGATGATTTATATATTCACTGTCCTAAtactaatacttttttaaattgaTGTTTTTAAGCCAATAAATTTGTGATCTGAACTAAAATGCTCTTAAAATCTATTCACAGCGTATTCAGTATTCAAAGCAGGACTCTGATATAATTGCAAAAATGAAGGGCACATATGTGGAGCGAGACCGTAAGAAAGAGCAGAAAAAGCCTAAAGCCCCTGATGCAGGTGCTGGGAAAAAGGCTTCTGCTGCCACAGCTGCCATGGCCGGAGTACCTGCAGCCATGCCTGTTAGTATGTTAGACTCCATTGTGGTCTATTTTCAAGCAGTAATGGATCTGATTTATTTATTGGTCATTTACAGGGAATGCCACCCCTGAGCCAAGCCCCTCGTATGATGCCAATGCCTGGTCAGCCTCCCTACATGCCTCTGCCTGGCATGATGCCTCCTCCTGGTATGGCACCTGGGCAGATGCCTCCAGGTCAGATGATGCCAGGACAAATGCCTGGGCAGATGCCACAGCAGGTATGCAATAAAACTGGAATGGAGACTAGATTTAGTTTATGTACTATGATTGGGCCAATTGACGATGCCACCAACCAACCGATTGTTGACCAACATCACGATGTTGAGCCGGCATTGTGTTTTTCATAACTCCAACCCCTGAACCCACAAAATACATCCTAAAATACATCCTAATCCGCCCAGTGCAGTGCATGCTTTATAATGAAGTTGTTCCTGatcataatacaaattaaattcaaaaccATTCAGTGAACACAATTTAAACCGTAAAGATTTTATTGTGCAAAAAATGCCAACAAAAGCTTTTAAAGTATACTCAACTGTGGATGAGTGCAGACAGACGAGCTCGACACATGCacattagtggtcgaccgatatgttttttttttttttttttactgccgatttcttggaaagcagggggtcCTATATAAagcaattatgatttttattataattattattaatatttaagaaatttgaaatcatttgacaatggattaaaaaataaatgtgtaaaagaaacatgcttatactttagatgaccatatttttcacaaataaatatttaatacaaatataattaaaaggaaagtacacattgtaaccaacagggcactcagtagtctgggaagtttgtgtgcattgggaatcatatttttcaattaaaggaagggtaacactcattttacatacagcacacagagaaaatgacttgAATATGagagtgggcaaatgcataaagcacagcacGAGTTTAAAGTGTAAAGCATTCAGTTCACACGACCCAttgtcacacagagaacatgcaatcatgctggataaaaatgcacacttcacaagattatggagccagaagagtctcaataaagataaatgcacacactacattcacatatgcacacacaggattcatagatgcacacacatgattcataaatacacacacaagatgcacaaatgcgcacaaaattcacaaatgcacacacaaaatttaaaaagcacagaagattcacaaatgcatacaaaattcagaaatgcacacaaaaatcagaaatacacacacaattcagaaatgcaaacaacatttacaaatgcactcaagattcacaaatacACAGGAcaatattcagaaatgtatttctgatgcacacacacatatatcttgattcacaaactgcttgcggtctgtgaacttcactgcatttgtgtgtgaattttgagactcccctgacttggctccacacacaaatgctttttttttaaacagggaatgatcagcaaccaatcagatatctcccttcttttagccaatcacaagaatgcaccccatgtggggggattgtttacttataagccaatcacatgaacgtgttcacacagcaattgtattaaattgtatgaaaatacagatgtttagattacaattcaggtttattttttattatttttttactaaatataaattaaaaaatgtctcaatacatatagcccagtgactgcagaaaaaaagttaaccatggattcataaatttgcaataggcaattatttcattttattgaaatattttaatgaaagtaaaaaaaacttcgctgcttgaggaaagtgaatcgttcgctgaggaaagtgagtcgctcgctgggtgaggaaagtgagtcgttcgctgcgtgactcgtgaggaaagtgaatcgttcgctgaggaaagtgagtcgctcgctgggtgaggaaagtgagtcgttcgctgcgtgactcgtgaggaaagtgagtcgctcgctgggtgaggaaaatgagacgttcgctgcgtgactcgtgaggaaagtgagtcgttcgctgcgcaaagtgggtcgccggctgtgtgaggaaagtgagtcgttcgctgaggaaagtgagtcgttcgctgcgtgaggaaagtgagtcgttcgctgattggcttataagtaaacaatcccccacgtggggtgcattcttgtgattggctaaaacaagggagatatctgattggttgctgatcattccctgtttaaaaaaaggcatttgtgtgtcgagccaagtcaggggagtctcaaaattcacacacaaatgcagtgaagttcacagaccgcaagcagtttgtaaatcaagatatatgtgtgtgtgcatcagaaatacatttctgaatcttttcctgtgcatttgtgaatcttgagtgcatttgtaaatgttgtttgcatttctgaattttgtgtgcatttctgaattttgtatgcatttgtgaatcttctgtgctttttaaattttgtgtgtgcatttgtgaattttgtgtgcatttgtgtatcctgtgtgtgtatttatgaattatgtgtgtgcatgtatgaatcctatgtgtgcatatgtgactgtagtgtgtgcatttatctttattgagactcttctggctccatacaagatctcacagctggatttgactgagtttgcaaggtttgagaaattaaatgttcattagtcattcagagatttgtttaaattatataaatgcatatttgcataatgctgacggcaaacaagaaagtattataatgtttgcctttctatcactaataggcctaatataaaagcaatcgtcgtaataatttttatataaattaatttctttgtttaaccgttctatctgattattagatagACTTCTATCCatgttagacagaactgttaacaatgaTGACAAAcaagagtgtgagcactgtgcgCTCAGGTGCTGCCACTCTCAGCACCGGCAAAATATTATCAGAAAAATATCAGTTGACTTATCAGTGTGCACTCAATAACAACAAAATGTtgcacatttgtaaaataaagcaaacaggaTGTGATTTGTGCTGTTTCGGTCTGTGAAATTCTTGCCTTATTACagacataaaaaatgtatctattcaaagtgaaatgtttaaatgaaccaattcaaatagaaaacaaatattctccgATTATGTAATCTGTGTGAAACCTGCATACAGGTGCATCCACTACTGTGGAGAATCAAAACTGTAAAGCTTTTGCATAATCAAGAAAACTTTGTGAACACTGGAGCACATCACAGTGAACCGAAACActtgctttttttcccccttacgcTTCGTTAATCAGTTAATGATTTATTTAAGTGAAATATTTTgtgtataggcctatatatttctTTTACGGATatggttttatttatgtattttgttcaCAGAAGTGCTGCAGGTGTGTGATGTGACGTTGTGTGTCAATCGATGTTCTATACTTTTCGGTGTTTTAAAAACGCAAAACGAGCTGCTTATTAACATGCCATTCATTTGCACTTAAATGCAGGCCTAATGACAGTTCGTGaccaatatttgaaaaaaaaaaaacttcatggcATTGCCATTGTAACTTAACTATGATGAATTAACAGCTGAGCGCGGGCTTTTCACTTGTTGAATGTGTCAACGTTTGCATAGGTCTCTTGCAATGTCcataaggatatatatatatatatatatataagatgtttgaattatttgttaaaacatttaatctTACTGTAATTTGCTGCtgtaataacttatttttatgtttttcacaCAGAAAGTAGATCTGATTGGTACGGTAGAGCATCTAAACATTTGTTTGAATTTGAAAGTGCaggctttttttttcatattagtaAATAAAGCAcaccatttatttgattgaatatTGTAGTTTGCAGAAATTTCAGTGCATCACTTTGATCAACATTTTGTCTGTAGGTGTCCGAAAACCCTCCCAACCACATCCTGTTTCTCACCAATCTCCCAGAGGAGACGAACGAGCTCATGCTGTCTATGCTGTTCAAccagtgagtgtttgtttgtctttgttcAGAAATGCTATTGAACCGTGTTCTGTGGGCTGCTggtaaagtcattttaaaatatatgatcaTCTTTTGCCGGTTATGAAGCAACATTCTTCTCATAGGTTTCCTGGATTCAAAGAAGTCCGTCTCGTCCCCGGCCGCCACGACATCGCCTTTGTGGAGTTTGATAATGAGGTGCAGGCGGGTGCAGCCAGAGAAGCTTTGCAAGGCTTTAAGATCACACAGAGCAATGCTATGAAAATCTCATTTGCGAAGAAATAACACTTGTGTACATGCAGTGAATAGATAACACACACGCCATCCAAAAGAAAAAGTCCAGAGGTGAAATGTACTGTTCGTTTTTATTTGATGTGACTTGCCTAGCTGTGCCCGTTAGATTTGTACTGCACAATGCCAGGTAAGGAGTGAATGGAAAGGTTTACCCTCTCCCCCTTctccacttttattcccttttctGAGATGGGCGGCTTTGGTGAGTTTGTAAgtatgcaggttttttttttttctaattccaaTTAAGTCTTCAGAAGCATTGCACCCAGAGTCTGGTTCCCAGACATTGTACCTGGAGCTTTGTTCTGATTAAATCACAATGTTTTACATGTTGCTTTCTGCTTGCTTTTTCCCTTCACATGGGGTTTGAGATTTGTTCTTTGTGTTCGATTTGAGCAGTGGGCTGCTCCCATGCAGCTAGAGTAGAGCCACACAATTATTGGCTTTTATGGAAcacattcattatatatttttgaaagtatCTTATGTTTGCCAAGACATTAaaataacttatattttaaaaatacttttatacagAAAAGGTGCATTGATGTGATGCATTGGAATTGCCAGTGAAgacattttatagttttataaaaaGATTTCCAATGAATGCTGAATCATGAAAACaatgcatcactgtttccacaaaaatattaagcagcaaaaaaaatTCAACACTGACAATAAGAGCTATTGTTAATAACTGAGTGCCAAATtggcatataagaatgatttatgaaagatcaagtgatcctgaagactggattaatgccATCATATGAACAGttagtttttaaaaaagttttagacttcattatttaaaaaaaatataatatatatatatatatatatatatatatatatatatatatatatatatatatatatatatatatatatatatatatattactaatccctaatgttttatgtgtgtgtgtgtgtctttatgaaACTGAACTGGGCCACATCAGTTTGTATTTCTTGACAACAATTTATGGTTTCAGTCTACTTTTTCATGACACTTGTTCTTGTTCACAAGCTTTTAGAAGTTATTCATCTCATCCTAACAGCAAGATTTCCCTTGAAACCTCACCATATAGTTCATAAGGATGTCAGCCATGAGCCTGTCATTCTTTAGTGTGGGACCACATTTTCCAGCACCAGTCCTTGTTACTTGGCCTTGTCTGTCATTCATCCTTTTGAAGTAGAAGCCAGCAAGCTCCGGGGATCTTCTCCTCTCATCTCAGTGACCGTCTACATCTAAACCGGCTTTTGGTCAGGGAGACGTGGGGACGATCATTCCTTTGACATCAAACACTCAAAAATCCTTAAAAGCATGAGCAGCCTCAATCATGTCTACATAAGTGTTTGTGGCACTCTTTGTAGGTGATTTAAGTCTGGTTACTAATTATCTTTAGTTCTTCCAACATGTTTGCCTGTTACTCAAACTCAACTCTATAACCCCAAAATTAAAAGTGAATGAAAAACATTTTGCTTTGTAATACAATGAATAGTGTCCAGATGGAAGCAGTTATATCAGGGATTCCCAAGCATTTTTCATCAGTCACACTGCCATGACAAAATAATTACTTAagatatatttatagatttagCTAATTAAATAGATTATCTTTCAGTTCTCTGGGTTACGGTAAtgcacacatgacatgcaggtaaacaaaatatttcaataaaaataagttctattttgatttcaaatgttgCGATTTATTTTAAACTTACATTTGTATTACTTTATTATCAGGTTTTCATAAACTTgtgaaccccagtttgggaaactcAGAATTAAAGGATGTTTTATGGCAATGCATTCAAAAACTCATAAACAGATCATCCTGCCATTTGAGCTCACACATTCACTCTAATCTCAAGTGATTTCTGTGGAAGGTAAATGAGCCTCTTATGTCCTGCAAGTCTTTGTTAGTAATGCATAAGAGGTAATTTACCCTTTCATTAAATTTTAGTGACTCTGGACTGTCAGCTGTACAAAAGAGTCGGCCTTGTGTTGTGACCTAAATGACTAGATCAGTGTTTTTCTGGGTACAGCTTGCATTCTTCTGCAGTTTTCCCAAGCCTCTGCACACTCCACTGTTTTGCCTTGAGAAAAACCTGACCTTAACTGCTGCTGgtgctgtgtgtgagtgtgtctcgtgTAATTGGCATCATGCCTAGTTGTCCACCAACACTGCCCCCTTTGAGTCCCAGAACAGACACTTCTTATGCCAGCAGTGTGTGGGAAACAGCTGTCCCCACACTGATCATCCGACCGAGCAACAGGTTGGTACACTGTGCCTTGTCCTACGCCTGCACATCTACCTCCAAAATGGGCTGCTATGGGTTTGAGCCTAGAACTTGGTGACTATAAACTGTGTAGGTTTAGTTTattctttgtttatcttgtattACTTTATATCCGTTCCAAATTTTGAGCAAATATGAGGATGGTTTAATTGCTCAGAGGGACTGGCTCCATCACAATGAGTCCAGCAGATGGAGACATTTACTGTTGTGGTGTTTACGGTTGAACGGTTGCTTGTTAGGTTTGTAGCCTAGCTGTTCTCATTCTTCTCAGGGGCGGATTGGTTCTCTGCCTTAGGAAATTCGCAATATAAAAGctgttatatttgtttttaatggaaaCGTTTGTTACGTGAATGTCACTCATCACGTAGCAGACTGGACCAATATTAGTAATTTTTATTCTTTAAGGGGCCCTCAAAAGAGTATCTGTCACTGCTGGTAGTTTGTCTATGCGGTAATTTAATGAAGTAACTTACTGACAAAAAAATACGTCAGGACACGGCTGTACAGGTAATTCCCGCCAACAGCTGAAAATTCGAACGGATACATAAACGACGTCATGATCTCTGAACATCAGCTCTCTCCGCGCGGCTTTAGAATCAGAGTAGCAATAAAGAGTGCGAGCGGTTAAAATTCGGTTGAGGCGAGGTCAGCGCCACTCTATGCTAATCTCAGCCGGACTTTAAGAGCCCACTGTTCTGACCACGGGTCCCTCTACTTTGGGAAATAACCGGTTTTCAGGGATGTGCGCGTCAGCAACTCCATCCCGTCGCGAATGGGGGGAGGAAACGGGATCGTGTCAATTAAATCGGCTCTTTATATTTTCAGCATAAAGCGGATGCTTTGTGTTGTAGTAACTGCCTCCATTGCCTATAACGTTACACAGTGGAAAGTTCACTGGTCCCCTTTATGTAGAGCTGCGAAGTGATGCCGATATGCAGGCTATAGCCTATCCGGTTTATAGGCGGACCTGATTTAAAACTATGCCTGGTCAGCTGAAATGTGGTCAGAACCCCTATAAAACAGGGGTCTGTAAACAAAACAGACTACACAGTTGTTATTTCTATAGGCTGAAAGTACTCCAGAAATTAAACTGGTtcctttttttttgaatgaatgaactgTAGACAGTGCACACTCAATGTGTGTGGTCCTCAATAACAAATCTTACTGTAAATAATCATCTTTGTGAAATGTTCATCCGTATAGTCATTTTGAATGCAACAGTGCTCCAAAAACAGTATTTGGCATCCAAACCTCTAGTTCTAGCAGGTTTATTGCTTTGTCCTCCTCACCCAATGACATGATGATTAAGTCAGAAAGCATGCCACTTCCACTTTTGGCCTATGATGTGATAACAAGCCGGAGGTAATGTAAATGTGCATGAGTATTGAATGTAACGGCCTCTGTCTGTCTATTGTCTGACCTCTGACGGGGGCTTTTACTTGGTGCCGCAGCACTTTGATCATGCTCAGAGATTAAGTGAAGCTGCCATGGGAGTACACATGAAAAGAAGCCTTACTGAGAATTTCCAGACCAATGCATTATGTGATAGCGTATTTTCACAATTTATTTGTTGCAAATGATAACTGTGTACTATGACTTCATAAAAAAGACTGGCATAGAATCGGAGTGATCTTGTTTGTGGCAAGGCAGATAATGGGTCTTTCTCTGTCATTTATAAActgtataattgttttaaaaaagatGGGGTGTTAGGCTGTTGAGATTAATTAACCTTTATGCATCATATGTATTCATAAAGACCATGTTGTAATACAGGGAGCTGAACTGCATCGGTTTATCCAGTTTGGAAATCagcattttttacataatttatagcCTAATGATTCTCTGACTCCCGGTAATGCATGTGAAATGACAGAACTGTTTAATTGGATGTATCCACACAAACTTTTTATCTACATTTCAGCAAacaaaatatgttctaagaacattttgctaatgttcccattaaaatatttgaaaactggaaaaatcccttttttttatgttttaaaaactttATCCTTCAATTTCAATTTCCAAACAATATATGATTGGtaggaatgttacttttgaatgtccTCTGAATGTTCTGAACCCATTATAACCTTCAGAAAAGGCAAACATCCACTTAACCAGTTcagaaataaaaaacaactttaaattaataaagtataaataaagtataaattaaatttgtatttgaCAACAACTTTGAACTTAGAATAGGTAAAGTTCTGAGAAAGATCCCTGCTAGCTGAGATGTGAAACATACactgaataacaacaacaaaaaagttttgCTGGTTAAATTACAATTGCTTCAACTTTTTACAAGTAATCGGTTTActttttttgaaataaaaaacaaaagaaaaaaaaaacagtgtgactAAAATCTAATTTCTATagtcaaatgaaactaaaaatgcactttcaaccaaatatatatatatatatatatatatatatatatatatatatatatatatatatatatatatatatatatatttttttttttttttttatcacaaattATCTCTTAATCTATTTGGTTTAACAAATTTctacatattttaaaatcaaaatttcaGATAAATAGAAATCTAAATTGTAAGCAATTTCTTCACCTTCAGAATGTGATTTTACTAAAGGTCACTGCATTACAGTTTGGAAAAATTGAAGCTTCTCACACTCGAGAGTCAAATATTTGAAACTGTTTATTACATCACAGTGAAATCTTCAACACTCATTGGCATACTTTTCACTGTTAGCATTGCATAGAAATTTGAGGAAGAATTTGCAGTTAATAGTGAACATGGCATGGCTTAATAAAAGCACACCATTCCAAAATAGAATGTTTATCCAAGAAATTCAACGTCATATGACTTACACATTTCAGATTAACTTGCAGTaacttgaaaaaaagaaagaaattaaattaaaaaaaaaagctttgtttttcagggaaatcatcatcataatcatcatcaagTCTTACTTTAGAGCTGTTTAGCCCTACCAAACAAGGCTGCTTTTTTTGTACCTGCAGATCTAGAGGAAAATTGTAAAACAGTCAAAATTGTGTATTTCTGCTGGACTTTGACACTCACTTTGTCATGTGTTTTTAGAGTTGTTATGTTTCATCTATTTGTGCTACATGTATCTGATTCCAGTtttatttgca
Proteins encoded in this window:
- the LOC127934029 gene encoding U1 small nuclear ribonucleoprotein A produces the protein MTNQEMRLNHTIYINNLNEKIKKDELKKSLYAIFSQFGQILDILVSPSLKMRGQAFVIFKEINSASSALRSMQGFPFYDKPMRIQYSKQDSDIIAKMKGTYVERDRKKEQKKPKAPDAGAGKKASAATAAMAGVPAAMPGMPPLSQAPRMMPMPGQPPYMPLPGMMPPPGMAPGQMPPGQMMPGQMPGQMPQQVSENPPNHILFLTNLPEETNELMLSMLFNQFPGFKEVRLVPGRHDIAFVEFDNEVQAGAAREALQGFKITQSNAMKISFAKK